The following are encoded in a window of Drosophila simulans strain w501 chromosome 3L, Prin_Dsim_3.1, whole genome shotgun sequence genomic DNA:
- the LOC6736319 gene encoding unconventional myosin IC isoform X1, with the protein MFIEIQSLIFAIMDTKDYIDFNSQLKMETGLHERDRAGVQDFVLLENYQSEEAFIGNLKKRFQEDLIYTYIGQVLISVNPYKQLPIYTDDHVKAYRNKHFYEMPPHIFAVTDNAFRSLIEENRGQCVLISGESGSGKTEASKKVLQFIAACSGNQTTVEGVKDKLLKSNPVLEAFGNAKTNRNDNSSRFGKYMDIQFDFKGAPIGGNILNYLLEKSRVVAQMGGERNFHIFYQLLAGADEALLQELRLERALDTYSYLTDGLNGSVTSINDADSFKQVQQALTVIDFSKEEQREIFGIVASILHLGNVGFTEVEGNAKVNSRDLVVTAARLLGVNASELEAALTHRTIDARGDVVTSPLNQELAIYARDALAKAVYDRLFSWLVQRLNISLQAKETRASRNNVMGILDIYGFEIFQKNSFEQFCINFCNEKLQQLFIELTLKSEQDEYRREGIEWIPVEYFDNKVICNLIEEKHKGIISILDEECLRPGEPTDKTFLEKLTQKLAQHHHYVCHEKAPAHIKKIMLRDEFRLVHYAGEVTYSVNGFLDKNNDLLFRDLKETLSKAGNGIVRSCFPEKELRSLKRPETAITQFRASLNNLMDILMCKEPSYIRCIKPNDLQTANVFNDELVLHQVKYLGLMENLRVRRAGFAYRRAYELFLERYKSLSKSTWPNYKGPGGPKAGVQQLVKDLGWDEEKYRVGETKLFIRWPRTLFDTEDAYQEKKHEIAAIIQAHWKGLMQRRKYLKLRAQVIILQSYCRRKLAQQAAKKRREAADKIRAFIKGFITRNDAPNGFNEEFIANAKRMWLLRLAKELPTKVLDKSWPHAPGHCEEASGILHRLHRLHLARIYRLKLTPQQKRQFELKVLAEKVFKGKKNNYASSVPTWFQEDRIPKEHIQRVNDFVASTFGSEQLKYQSFCTKFDRHGYKSRDRFILLSNKAVYVLDGKTYKQKHRLPLDKIDFTLTNHNDDLMVIRIPLDLKKDKGDLILIIPRIIEFSTYIIDTVGTASIVSIVDRNSLEHNVVKGKGGVIDIQTGAEPGVVRDKGHLVIIGTQ; encoded by the exons ATGTTTATAGAAATCCAATCCTTGATCTTCGCAATAATGGATACTAAGGACTACATAGA TTTTAATTCCCAGCTGAAAATGGAGACGGGCCTGCACGAGCGAGATCGTGCTGGAGTCCAGGACTTTGTGCTCCTCGAGAACTACCAGAGCGAAGAAGCCTTCATCGGGAATCTGAAGAAGCGGTTCCAAGAAGACCTGATTTAT ACCTACATTGGCCAGGTGTTGATCTCCGTGAATCCCTACAAACAGCTGCCCATCTACACCGACGACCATGTCAAGGCGTACAGGAACAAGCACTTCTACGAGATGCCCCCACACAT CTTTGCGGTGACGGACAACGCCTTCCGTTCACTGATCGAGGAGAACCGCGGTCAGTGCGTGCTCATCTCGGGAGAGAGTGGTTCCGGCAAGACGGAGGCCTCCAAGAAGGTGCTGCAGTTCATTGCCGCCTGCTCCGGAAATCAGACGACCGTCGAGGGCGTCAAGGACAAGCTGCTAAAGAGCAATCCCGTGCTGGAGGCCTTCGGTAATGCCAAGACGAACCGGAATGACAACTCCTCGCGGTTCGGCAAGTACATGGACATCCAGTTCGATTTCAAAGGAGCTCCGATCGGAGGCAACATCCTCAACTATCTGCTGGAAAAGTCGCGAGTGGTGGCTCAAATGGGGGGCGAGCGCAACTTCCACATCTTCTACCAACTCCTGGCCGGTGCCGATGAGGCCCTTCTGCAGGAACTGCGTCTGGAGCGGGCTCTGGACACCTATAGCTACCTGACGGATGGG CTCAATGGCTCCGTGACGAGCATTAACGATGCGGACAGCTTCAAGCAGGTACAGCAGGCCCTCACTGTGATCGATTTCagcaaggaggagcagcgcgAGATCTTCGGAATCGTGGCCAGCATTCTGCACCTGGGAAACGTTGGCTTCACTGAGGTCGAGGGCAATGCCAAGGTGAACAGCAGGGATCTGGTGGTCACCGCTGCTCGTTTGCTTGGTGTGAACGCTAGCGAACTGGAGGCTGCCCTAACGCACCGCACAATTGACGCTCGGGGGGATGTGGTGACCTCACCACTGAACCAGGAGCTCGCCATCTATGCCAGGGACGCCTTGGCCAAGGCTGTCTACGATCGTCTGTTCTCCTGGCTGGTTCAGCGCCTCAACATTTCGCTGCAGGCGAAGGAAACGCGGGCGTCCCGGAACAATGTGATGGGCATTCTGGACATCTATGGATTCGAGATCTTCCAGAAGAACAGCTTTGAGCAGTTCTGCATCAATTTCTGCAAcgagaagctgcagcagctgttcATCGAGCTAACCCTGAAGTCGGAGCAGGATGAATACCGCCGGGAGGGCATCGAGTGGATACCTGTGGAGTACTTCGACAACAAGGTGATTTGCAACCTGATCGAGGAGAAGCACAAGGGCATCATCTCCATACTGGACGAGGAGTGCCTGCGACCAGGAGAGCCCACGGATAAGACCTTCCTTGAGAAGCTCACCCAGAAGTTGGCCCAGCACCACCACTACGTTTGCCACGAAAAGGCGCCCGCCCACATCAAGAAAATCATGCTGCGCGATGAGTTCCGCTTGGTTCACTATGCCGGCGAGGTCACCTACAGTGTCAATGGATTCCTGGACAAGAACAACGACCTGTTGTTCAGGGATCTGAAGGAGACCCTCAGCAAGGCTGGCAACGGCATTGTGAGGAGCTGCTTCCCGGAGAAAGAGCTGCGCAGCCTGAAGCGTCCGGAGACGGCCATCACCCAGTTCCGGGCCTCTCTTAACAACCTCATGGACATTCTGATGTGCAAGGAGCCGAGCTACATTCGCTGCATCAAGCCAAACGACCTGCAGACTGCCAACGTCTTCAACGATGAGTTGGTACTGCACCAGGTCAAGTACCTTGGCCTGATGGAGAATCTGCGTGTGAGGCGAGCTGGTTTCGCCTACCGACGAGCGTATGAGCTCTTCCTGGAGCGCTACAAGTCCCTGAGCAAGTCCACCTGGCCCAATTACAAGGGTCCCGGTGGCCCGAAAGCGGGCGTCCAGCAGCTGGTGAAAGATTTGGGCTGGGACGAGGAAAAGTACAGGGTGGGCGAGACGAAACTATTCATCCGCTGGCCAAGAACCCTGTTCGATACTGAGGATGCCTACCAGGAGAAGAAACATGAGATAGCGGCCATCATCCAGGCCCACTGGAAGGGATTGATGCAGAGGAGGAAGTACCTGAAACTGCGTGCTCAGGTGATCATACTGCAGAGCTACTGTCGCCGAAAGTTGGCCCAGCAGGCGGCCAAGAAGCGCAGGGAGGCCGCCGATAAGATTCGTGCCTTTATCAAGGGCTTCATCACCAGGAACGATGCCCCGAATGGCTTCAACGAAGAGTTTATTGCCAACGCTAAGCGGATGTGGCTGCTTCGACTGGCCAAGGAGCTGCCCACCAAGGTGCTGGATAAGAGCTGGCCCCATGCCCCTGGGCACTGCGAGGAGGCCTCTGGCATCCTTCACCGCCTGCACCGTCTTCACTTGGCTAGGATCTACCGCCTTAAACTGACGCCGCAGCAGAAGAGGCAATTCGAGCTGAAGGTCCTGGCGGAAAAGGTCTTCAAGGGCAAGAAGAACAACTACGCGAGCAGTGTGCCCACCTGGTTCCAGGAGGACCGCATCCCCAAGGAGCACATCCAGAGAGTCAACGACTTCGTGGCCAGCACCTTCGGCAGCGAGCAGCTTAAGTACCAGTCCTTCTGCACCAAATTCGATCGGCACGGCTACAAGTCCCGCGACCGCTTCATCCTGCTGAGCAACAAGGCTGTCTACGTCCTCGACGGAAAGACCTACAAGCAGAAGCACCGCCTGCCGCTGGACAAGATCGACTTCACGCTGACGAACCACAACGACGACCTGATGGTCATCCGCATTCCGCTCGACCTGAAAAAGGACAAGGGCGACTTGATTCTGATCATTCCGCGCATCATCGAGTTCAGCACGTATATCATTGACACCGTGGGAACTGCTTCCATCGTCTCCATTGTGGACAGAAATTC GCTGGAACACAACGTGGTCAAGGGCAAGGGCGGCGTCATCGACATCCAAACGGGCGCCGAGCCCGGAGTGGTTCGTGATAAGGGCCATCTAGTTATC aTTGGAACGCAATAG
- the LOC6736319 gene encoding unconventional myosin IC isoform X2, with amino-acid sequence MASFNSQLKMETGLHERDRAGVQDFVLLENYQSEEAFIGNLKKRFQEDLIYTYIGQVLISVNPYKQLPIYTDDHVKAYRNKHFYEMPPHIFAVTDNAFRSLIEENRGQCVLISGESGSGKTEASKKVLQFIAACSGNQTTVEGVKDKLLKSNPVLEAFGNAKTNRNDNSSRFGKYMDIQFDFKGAPIGGNILNYLLEKSRVVAQMGGERNFHIFYQLLAGADEALLQELRLERALDTYSYLTDGLNGSVTSINDADSFKQVQQALTVIDFSKEEQREIFGIVASILHLGNVGFTEVEGNAKVNSRDLVVTAARLLGVNASELEAALTHRTIDARGDVVTSPLNQELAIYARDALAKAVYDRLFSWLVQRLNISLQAKETRASRNNVMGILDIYGFEIFQKNSFEQFCINFCNEKLQQLFIELTLKSEQDEYRREGIEWIPVEYFDNKVICNLIEEKHKGIISILDEECLRPGEPTDKTFLEKLTQKLAQHHHYVCHEKAPAHIKKIMLRDEFRLVHYAGEVTYSVNGFLDKNNDLLFRDLKETLSKAGNGIVRSCFPEKELRSLKRPETAITQFRASLNNLMDILMCKEPSYIRCIKPNDLQTANVFNDELVLHQVKYLGLMENLRVRRAGFAYRRAYELFLERYKSLSKSTWPNYKGPGGPKAGVQQLVKDLGWDEEKYRVGETKLFIRWPRTLFDTEDAYQEKKHEIAAIIQAHWKGLMQRRKYLKLRAQVIILQSYCRRKLAQQAAKKRREAADKIRAFIKGFITRNDAPNGFNEEFIANAKRMWLLRLAKELPTKVLDKSWPHAPGHCEEASGILHRLHRLHLARIYRLKLTPQQKRQFELKVLAEKVFKGKKNNYASSVPTWFQEDRIPKEHIQRVNDFVASTFGSEQLKYQSFCTKFDRHGYKSRDRFILLSNKAVYVLDGKTYKQKHRLPLDKIDFTLTNHNDDLMVIRIPLDLKKDKGDLILIIPRIIEFSTYIIDTVGTASIVSIVDRNSLEHNVVKGKGGVIDIQTGAEPGVVRDKGHLVIIGTQ; translated from the exons ATGGCCAG TTTTAATTCCCAGCTGAAAATGGAGACGGGCCTGCACGAGCGAGATCGTGCTGGAGTCCAGGACTTTGTGCTCCTCGAGAACTACCAGAGCGAAGAAGCCTTCATCGGGAATCTGAAGAAGCGGTTCCAAGAAGACCTGATTTAT ACCTACATTGGCCAGGTGTTGATCTCCGTGAATCCCTACAAACAGCTGCCCATCTACACCGACGACCATGTCAAGGCGTACAGGAACAAGCACTTCTACGAGATGCCCCCACACAT CTTTGCGGTGACGGACAACGCCTTCCGTTCACTGATCGAGGAGAACCGCGGTCAGTGCGTGCTCATCTCGGGAGAGAGTGGTTCCGGCAAGACGGAGGCCTCCAAGAAGGTGCTGCAGTTCATTGCCGCCTGCTCCGGAAATCAGACGACCGTCGAGGGCGTCAAGGACAAGCTGCTAAAGAGCAATCCCGTGCTGGAGGCCTTCGGTAATGCCAAGACGAACCGGAATGACAACTCCTCGCGGTTCGGCAAGTACATGGACATCCAGTTCGATTTCAAAGGAGCTCCGATCGGAGGCAACATCCTCAACTATCTGCTGGAAAAGTCGCGAGTGGTGGCTCAAATGGGGGGCGAGCGCAACTTCCACATCTTCTACCAACTCCTGGCCGGTGCCGATGAGGCCCTTCTGCAGGAACTGCGTCTGGAGCGGGCTCTGGACACCTATAGCTACCTGACGGATGGG CTCAATGGCTCCGTGACGAGCATTAACGATGCGGACAGCTTCAAGCAGGTACAGCAGGCCCTCACTGTGATCGATTTCagcaaggaggagcagcgcgAGATCTTCGGAATCGTGGCCAGCATTCTGCACCTGGGAAACGTTGGCTTCACTGAGGTCGAGGGCAATGCCAAGGTGAACAGCAGGGATCTGGTGGTCACCGCTGCTCGTTTGCTTGGTGTGAACGCTAGCGAACTGGAGGCTGCCCTAACGCACCGCACAATTGACGCTCGGGGGGATGTGGTGACCTCACCACTGAACCAGGAGCTCGCCATCTATGCCAGGGACGCCTTGGCCAAGGCTGTCTACGATCGTCTGTTCTCCTGGCTGGTTCAGCGCCTCAACATTTCGCTGCAGGCGAAGGAAACGCGGGCGTCCCGGAACAATGTGATGGGCATTCTGGACATCTATGGATTCGAGATCTTCCAGAAGAACAGCTTTGAGCAGTTCTGCATCAATTTCTGCAAcgagaagctgcagcagctgttcATCGAGCTAACCCTGAAGTCGGAGCAGGATGAATACCGCCGGGAGGGCATCGAGTGGATACCTGTGGAGTACTTCGACAACAAGGTGATTTGCAACCTGATCGAGGAGAAGCACAAGGGCATCATCTCCATACTGGACGAGGAGTGCCTGCGACCAGGAGAGCCCACGGATAAGACCTTCCTTGAGAAGCTCACCCAGAAGTTGGCCCAGCACCACCACTACGTTTGCCACGAAAAGGCGCCCGCCCACATCAAGAAAATCATGCTGCGCGATGAGTTCCGCTTGGTTCACTATGCCGGCGAGGTCACCTACAGTGTCAATGGATTCCTGGACAAGAACAACGACCTGTTGTTCAGGGATCTGAAGGAGACCCTCAGCAAGGCTGGCAACGGCATTGTGAGGAGCTGCTTCCCGGAGAAAGAGCTGCGCAGCCTGAAGCGTCCGGAGACGGCCATCACCCAGTTCCGGGCCTCTCTTAACAACCTCATGGACATTCTGATGTGCAAGGAGCCGAGCTACATTCGCTGCATCAAGCCAAACGACCTGCAGACTGCCAACGTCTTCAACGATGAGTTGGTACTGCACCAGGTCAAGTACCTTGGCCTGATGGAGAATCTGCGTGTGAGGCGAGCTGGTTTCGCCTACCGACGAGCGTATGAGCTCTTCCTGGAGCGCTACAAGTCCCTGAGCAAGTCCACCTGGCCCAATTACAAGGGTCCCGGTGGCCCGAAAGCGGGCGTCCAGCAGCTGGTGAAAGATTTGGGCTGGGACGAGGAAAAGTACAGGGTGGGCGAGACGAAACTATTCATCCGCTGGCCAAGAACCCTGTTCGATACTGAGGATGCCTACCAGGAGAAGAAACATGAGATAGCGGCCATCATCCAGGCCCACTGGAAGGGATTGATGCAGAGGAGGAAGTACCTGAAACTGCGTGCTCAGGTGATCATACTGCAGAGCTACTGTCGCCGAAAGTTGGCCCAGCAGGCGGCCAAGAAGCGCAGGGAGGCCGCCGATAAGATTCGTGCCTTTATCAAGGGCTTCATCACCAGGAACGATGCCCCGAATGGCTTCAACGAAGAGTTTATTGCCAACGCTAAGCGGATGTGGCTGCTTCGACTGGCCAAGGAGCTGCCCACCAAGGTGCTGGATAAGAGCTGGCCCCATGCCCCTGGGCACTGCGAGGAGGCCTCTGGCATCCTTCACCGCCTGCACCGTCTTCACTTGGCTAGGATCTACCGCCTTAAACTGACGCCGCAGCAGAAGAGGCAATTCGAGCTGAAGGTCCTGGCGGAAAAGGTCTTCAAGGGCAAGAAGAACAACTACGCGAGCAGTGTGCCCACCTGGTTCCAGGAGGACCGCATCCCCAAGGAGCACATCCAGAGAGTCAACGACTTCGTGGCCAGCACCTTCGGCAGCGAGCAGCTTAAGTACCAGTCCTTCTGCACCAAATTCGATCGGCACGGCTACAAGTCCCGCGACCGCTTCATCCTGCTGAGCAACAAGGCTGTCTACGTCCTCGACGGAAAGACCTACAAGCAGAAGCACCGCCTGCCGCTGGACAAGATCGACTTCACGCTGACGAACCACAACGACGACCTGATGGTCATCCGCATTCCGCTCGACCTGAAAAAGGACAAGGGCGACTTGATTCTGATCATTCCGCGCATCATCGAGTTCAGCACGTATATCATTGACACCGTGGGAACTGCTTCCATCGTCTCCATTGTGGACAGAAATTC GCTGGAACACAACGTGGTCAAGGGCAAGGGCGGCGTCATCGACATCCAAACGGGCGCCGAGCCCGGAGTGGTTCGTGATAAGGGCCATCTAGTTATC aTTGGAACGCAATAG
- the LOC6736319 gene encoding unconventional myosin IC isoform X3, with protein sequence METGLHERDRAGVQDFVLLENYQSEEAFIGNLKKRFQEDLIYTYIGQVLISVNPYKQLPIYTDDHVKAYRNKHFYEMPPHIFAVTDNAFRSLIEENRGQCVLISGESGSGKTEASKKVLQFIAACSGNQTTVEGVKDKLLKSNPVLEAFGNAKTNRNDNSSRFGKYMDIQFDFKGAPIGGNILNYLLEKSRVVAQMGGERNFHIFYQLLAGADEALLQELRLERALDTYSYLTDGLNGSVTSINDADSFKQVQQALTVIDFSKEEQREIFGIVASILHLGNVGFTEVEGNAKVNSRDLVVTAARLLGVNASELEAALTHRTIDARGDVVTSPLNQELAIYARDALAKAVYDRLFSWLVQRLNISLQAKETRASRNNVMGILDIYGFEIFQKNSFEQFCINFCNEKLQQLFIELTLKSEQDEYRREGIEWIPVEYFDNKVICNLIEEKHKGIISILDEECLRPGEPTDKTFLEKLTQKLAQHHHYVCHEKAPAHIKKIMLRDEFRLVHYAGEVTYSVNGFLDKNNDLLFRDLKETLSKAGNGIVRSCFPEKELRSLKRPETAITQFRASLNNLMDILMCKEPSYIRCIKPNDLQTANVFNDELVLHQVKYLGLMENLRVRRAGFAYRRAYELFLERYKSLSKSTWPNYKGPGGPKAGVQQLVKDLGWDEEKYRVGETKLFIRWPRTLFDTEDAYQEKKHEIAAIIQAHWKGLMQRRKYLKLRAQVIILQSYCRRKLAQQAAKKRREAADKIRAFIKGFITRNDAPNGFNEEFIANAKRMWLLRLAKELPTKVLDKSWPHAPGHCEEASGILHRLHRLHLARIYRLKLTPQQKRQFELKVLAEKVFKGKKNNYASSVPTWFQEDRIPKEHIQRVNDFVASTFGSEQLKYQSFCTKFDRHGYKSRDRFILLSNKAVYVLDGKTYKQKHRLPLDKIDFTLTNHNDDLMVIRIPLDLKKDKGDLILIIPRIIEFSTYIIDTVGTASIVSIVDRNSLEHNVVKGKGGVIDIQTGAEPGVVRDKGHLVIIGTQ encoded by the exons ATGGAGACGGGCCTGCACGAGCGAGATCGTGCTGGAGTCCAGGACTTTGTGCTCCTCGAGAACTACCAGAGCGAAGAAGCCTTCATCGGGAATCTGAAGAAGCGGTTCCAAGAAGACCTGATTTAT ACCTACATTGGCCAGGTGTTGATCTCCGTGAATCCCTACAAACAGCTGCCCATCTACACCGACGACCATGTCAAGGCGTACAGGAACAAGCACTTCTACGAGATGCCCCCACACAT CTTTGCGGTGACGGACAACGCCTTCCGTTCACTGATCGAGGAGAACCGCGGTCAGTGCGTGCTCATCTCGGGAGAGAGTGGTTCCGGCAAGACGGAGGCCTCCAAGAAGGTGCTGCAGTTCATTGCCGCCTGCTCCGGAAATCAGACGACCGTCGAGGGCGTCAAGGACAAGCTGCTAAAGAGCAATCCCGTGCTGGAGGCCTTCGGTAATGCCAAGACGAACCGGAATGACAACTCCTCGCGGTTCGGCAAGTACATGGACATCCAGTTCGATTTCAAAGGAGCTCCGATCGGAGGCAACATCCTCAACTATCTGCTGGAAAAGTCGCGAGTGGTGGCTCAAATGGGGGGCGAGCGCAACTTCCACATCTTCTACCAACTCCTGGCCGGTGCCGATGAGGCCCTTCTGCAGGAACTGCGTCTGGAGCGGGCTCTGGACACCTATAGCTACCTGACGGATGGG CTCAATGGCTCCGTGACGAGCATTAACGATGCGGACAGCTTCAAGCAGGTACAGCAGGCCCTCACTGTGATCGATTTCagcaaggaggagcagcgcgAGATCTTCGGAATCGTGGCCAGCATTCTGCACCTGGGAAACGTTGGCTTCACTGAGGTCGAGGGCAATGCCAAGGTGAACAGCAGGGATCTGGTGGTCACCGCTGCTCGTTTGCTTGGTGTGAACGCTAGCGAACTGGAGGCTGCCCTAACGCACCGCACAATTGACGCTCGGGGGGATGTGGTGACCTCACCACTGAACCAGGAGCTCGCCATCTATGCCAGGGACGCCTTGGCCAAGGCTGTCTACGATCGTCTGTTCTCCTGGCTGGTTCAGCGCCTCAACATTTCGCTGCAGGCGAAGGAAACGCGGGCGTCCCGGAACAATGTGATGGGCATTCTGGACATCTATGGATTCGAGATCTTCCAGAAGAACAGCTTTGAGCAGTTCTGCATCAATTTCTGCAAcgagaagctgcagcagctgttcATCGAGCTAACCCTGAAGTCGGAGCAGGATGAATACCGCCGGGAGGGCATCGAGTGGATACCTGTGGAGTACTTCGACAACAAGGTGATTTGCAACCTGATCGAGGAGAAGCACAAGGGCATCATCTCCATACTGGACGAGGAGTGCCTGCGACCAGGAGAGCCCACGGATAAGACCTTCCTTGAGAAGCTCACCCAGAAGTTGGCCCAGCACCACCACTACGTTTGCCACGAAAAGGCGCCCGCCCACATCAAGAAAATCATGCTGCGCGATGAGTTCCGCTTGGTTCACTATGCCGGCGAGGTCACCTACAGTGTCAATGGATTCCTGGACAAGAACAACGACCTGTTGTTCAGGGATCTGAAGGAGACCCTCAGCAAGGCTGGCAACGGCATTGTGAGGAGCTGCTTCCCGGAGAAAGAGCTGCGCAGCCTGAAGCGTCCGGAGACGGCCATCACCCAGTTCCGGGCCTCTCTTAACAACCTCATGGACATTCTGATGTGCAAGGAGCCGAGCTACATTCGCTGCATCAAGCCAAACGACCTGCAGACTGCCAACGTCTTCAACGATGAGTTGGTACTGCACCAGGTCAAGTACCTTGGCCTGATGGAGAATCTGCGTGTGAGGCGAGCTGGTTTCGCCTACCGACGAGCGTATGAGCTCTTCCTGGAGCGCTACAAGTCCCTGAGCAAGTCCACCTGGCCCAATTACAAGGGTCCCGGTGGCCCGAAAGCGGGCGTCCAGCAGCTGGTGAAAGATTTGGGCTGGGACGAGGAAAAGTACAGGGTGGGCGAGACGAAACTATTCATCCGCTGGCCAAGAACCCTGTTCGATACTGAGGATGCCTACCAGGAGAAGAAACATGAGATAGCGGCCATCATCCAGGCCCACTGGAAGGGATTGATGCAGAGGAGGAAGTACCTGAAACTGCGTGCTCAGGTGATCATACTGCAGAGCTACTGTCGCCGAAAGTTGGCCCAGCAGGCGGCCAAGAAGCGCAGGGAGGCCGCCGATAAGATTCGTGCCTTTATCAAGGGCTTCATCACCAGGAACGATGCCCCGAATGGCTTCAACGAAGAGTTTATTGCCAACGCTAAGCGGATGTGGCTGCTTCGACTGGCCAAGGAGCTGCCCACCAAGGTGCTGGATAAGAGCTGGCCCCATGCCCCTGGGCACTGCGAGGAGGCCTCTGGCATCCTTCACCGCCTGCACCGTCTTCACTTGGCTAGGATCTACCGCCTTAAACTGACGCCGCAGCAGAAGAGGCAATTCGAGCTGAAGGTCCTGGCGGAAAAGGTCTTCAAGGGCAAGAAGAACAACTACGCGAGCAGTGTGCCCACCTGGTTCCAGGAGGACCGCATCCCCAAGGAGCACATCCAGAGAGTCAACGACTTCGTGGCCAGCACCTTCGGCAGCGAGCAGCTTAAGTACCAGTCCTTCTGCACCAAATTCGATCGGCACGGCTACAAGTCCCGCGACCGCTTCATCCTGCTGAGCAACAAGGCTGTCTACGTCCTCGACGGAAAGACCTACAAGCAGAAGCACCGCCTGCCGCTGGACAAGATCGACTTCACGCTGACGAACCACAACGACGACCTGATGGTCATCCGCATTCCGCTCGACCTGAAAAAGGACAAGGGCGACTTGATTCTGATCATTCCGCGCATCATCGAGTTCAGCACGTATATCATTGACACCGTGGGAACTGCTTCCATCGTCTCCATTGTGGACAGAAATTC GCTGGAACACAACGTGGTCAAGGGCAAGGGCGGCGTCATCGACATCCAAACGGGCGCCGAGCCCGGAGTGGTTCGTGATAAGGGCCATCTAGTTATC aTTGGAACGCAATAG